One Malus domestica chromosome 11, GDT2T_hap1 genomic region harbors:
- the LOC103423113 gene encoding histidine-containing phosphotransfer protein 1, which yields MDAVTQWQKQWFDYTQYLHREGFLDDQFAQLKKLQDENSPDFVVEVVSLFFQDTEKLLNNMARALEQNVVNFEQVDVYVHQFKGSSAWIGALRLKNACINFRNFCEAQNLEGCLRCLQQLQQESSALKNKLETLFSFEQQIVAAGGSIPTME from the exons ATGGACGCCGTGACTCAGTGGCAGAAGCAGTGGTTCGACTACACTCAGTATCTGCACCGAGAG GGATTCTTGGACGATCAATTTGCTCAGCTAAAGAAGCTGCAGGATGAAAACAGCCCAGATTTTGTAGTTGAAGttgtttctcttttctttcaagaTACTGAGAAGCTTCTCAACAATATGGCCAGGGCTCT AGAACAGAACGTTGTAAATTTCGAACAGGTAGATGTCTATGTTCATCAATTCAAGGGTAGCAGTGCCTG GATAGGTGCATTGAGACTTAAAAATGCATGCATCAACTTCAGAAATTTTTGTGAGGCCCAGAACCTTGAAGG GTGTTTGAGATGTTTGCAACAACTGCAGCAAGAAAGCTCTGCACTGAAGAACAAGCTCGAAACTCTATTTAGC TTTGAGCAACAGATCGTGGCTGCTGGCGGGTCAATTCCTACGATGGAGTAA
- the LOC103423114 gene encoding DNA damage-repair/toleration protein DRT100-like, whose protein sequence is MAEKQRSNGFVCIVFFLCLIQWNPIPIPVAVAILEPVDFLALQSIRKSLEDMPGSNYFSSWDFTSDPCNFAGVYCDSDKVISLNLGDPRADAPGLTGRLDSAIGRLSALAELSIVPGRIFGALPQSISQLKSLRFLAVSRNFISGPIPASLGQLSNLRTLDLSYNLFAGAIPTSVASLPELSNLILCHNRLSGSVPPFTSQTLTRLDLKHNDLSGSLAPDSLPPSLQYLSLSWNRLSGPVDRLLNRLDQLNYLDLSMNQFTGTIPGRIFTFPITNLQLQRNSFSGRILPDNQVSIATIDLSYNRLSGEISPLFSTVQSLYLNNNRFTGQVPGSFVDRLLAANIQILYLQHNFLTGIQINPTAEIPVSSSLCLQYNCMVPPIQTPCPLKAGNQKTRPTAQCNEWRG, encoded by the coding sequence ATGGCGGAAAAGCAGAGGAGTAATGGGTTTGTGTGCATTGTGTTCTTCCTCTGTTTGATTCAGTGGAATCCCATTCCCATTCCTGTCGCCGTCGCCATTCTCGAACCGGTTGATTTCCTGGCTCTGCAATCGATTCGGAAGTCGCTGGAAGACATGCCGGGATCAAATTACTTCTCTTCCTGGGACTTCACCTCCGACCCCTGCAACTTCGCCGGCGTCTACTGCGACTCCGACAAGGTTATTTCCCTCAATCTCGGCGACCCAAGAGCCGATGCGCCGGGTCTGACGGGTCGGCTCGACTCGGCAATCGGCAGGCTTTCTGCACTCGCCGAGCTATCAATCGTTCCGGGTCGGATCTTCGGCGCTCTGCCCCAGTCAATCTCCCAGCTGAAGAGCCTCCGGTTCCTCGCCGTCAGCCGCAACTTCATCTCCGGTCCGATTCCGGCGAGTCTGGGCCAGCTCAGCAACCTCAGAACGCTCGACCTCAGCTACAACCTCTTCGCCGGAGCAATCCCCACCTCCGTCGCATCCCTCCCGGAGCTTTCCAACCTCATACTCTGCCACAACCGCCTCTCCGGTTCTGTCCCTCCGTTCACCTCCCAAACCCTGACCCGGCTCGACTTAAAGCACAACGACCTCTCCGGTTCGCTCGCCCCCGACTCCCTCCCTCCATCTCTCCaatacctctctctctcctggaACCGGCTCTCCGGTCCGGTCGACCGACTTCTGAACCGGCTCGACCAGCTCAACTACCTCGACCTAAGCATGAACCAGTTCACGGGTACGATTCCGGGTCGGATCTTCACATTCCCAATCACAAACCTCCAACTGCAGAGAAACTCGTTTTCGGGTCGGATCCTACCGGATAATCAAGTTTCAATCGCTACCATTGATCTCAGCTACAATCGGCTATCCGGTGAAATCTCGCCGTTGTTCTCGACCGTACAGAGCCTCTACTTGAACAACAACCGGTTCACGGGTCAGGTTCCGGGTAGCTTCGTGGACCGGCTATTGGCGGCGAACATACAGATACTGTATTTACAGCACAACTTTCTGACGGGGATTCAGATCAATCCGACCGCTGAGATTCCGGTGAGCAGCTCGCTGTGTCTGCAGTATAATTGCATGGTCCCGCCCATACAGACGCCGTGCCCGCTCAAGGCTGGGAACCAGAAGACTCGGCCGACGGCGCAGTGTAACGAGTGGAGGGGTTAA